The genomic interval GAAAAACTACTTTTGATCAGTGATTggactttaaaaacaaacttgatgaGTCTCCTTCCTTTTATTAGAAGCtgcggacccccccccccccccacaccttgTTTACTTGTTGTTTAAAGACAGTGAATAAtgaaaaactgaatttaaaatTAGAAATTCAGCCTCAGTAGAAATAAAACTCTGATTTCTGACGAGGATTTAATGACTCGTTCGATTCAGTGAAAAGCAAAAGAAGAACATGGACAGATTGATTTGTGGAATCGAACAGtttatataaaacaaagtgTCGCTGACAAACAGCCCTCAACATGTCGTACTGCATCAGGAACTGGAAAGAAACTCATCAGAGACGTGACGATTGTCCGGACTGGTGAAGctcattaataattaataattaataataatactggCAGACAGATTCAGTCTCAGCAGGGACAGTGGAGCAGAGCCACTGAGCTTCTCAACATGCGTCCATCAGACGTCAGAGTCGTTTCACTGCAGCGACTTCAAAATAAACTCGttaatattcacacacacacacacacatcgtttaataactcaaattaaaaaacactgttCGTATTCAGCCGCTCCGGATGCAGACGTCACTCTGTGCTCGTGGTTTTCATACAAAGCTTTACAGCGACATTATGTACAAAAGGGTTTAATTTCATATCAGTACCtaaattaacacaaacacactcgacCCACTGAAAAGAATGAGGCTGGAGaagtttcctgtttttcttatCATCAACAAATCCTTCAAATCTCTGGTGTGTATTAATCTGCAGCTCAAAACAAACCATAAATCCCAATCTGTGTGGGGAATGTTTCTAAGCCTTGAATTATTAATTTGTGAGGTTTTTAAGATGTTTGTCATTTGAGAACAAATCGGTTTGTGACGTCTGTTCTCGTGGGGATTCGTTGAGATTAAGATAAATTCAGAAAATCATCAGCGTTAAAGGAAAAATCCTCAATCATCACCGCTCAGATTATGAAAAACTGTTTCACCAAAAGTACAAAATATAAAGATCTCGAAACAACAACGTCCTCTCGACTCCGgagaacaaactgaaaacagattTCACTGCATCTGTTAATATCTTTCTTATTTTAGCTCAATTCATTATTTTGTACTTTTGGTGAACGTGAGAATCGACTAACACGCGTGGTAAAAGAAACCGTGATGGACATCAAGGCACTGGACACGTTGGAGACGATGGCACGTAGCTGGTGgacagggtggggggggtggtggtgggtggtGCGGGGGGGGCAGTGGTCAAGGCCCTGTGTTATTCTACATTTAAGTGCTGGCAGCATTTGTACCATCATGTTGGATTTGATcataaataacaacaatgaaCTTGAGTTTGATCTCGTGCACAATCGGGGGTTTCGTGTTGGGGACAGTTCGGCTCCCCTGCTGGACAGACGTGTGCATGACGGGTCGGGGACAAACATGGAGTCGGGACAGTGCACGAGGCCTGTGTTCATCAGAGGGGAAACATCCCAGTTCTCCCAGTACATCGTTCATAACCCACTTGAGGATTTTCAGTCAGGACTAAATCTGCCTCCCTGTAATTTCTAtatcaaacagagagagagacgtttaCCAGAAGTTTCACTCTGGAGCATCGTTCACGTGAGTTACACAAAAGGTTCATAACAAATTAACACGAATTTAAAACTAAGCACCAACTGTAATTTGATCTCGTATCGTTTCCCACATtctgaggttatgtttttaagatttgtttaaatttgagtTTGTTCCAAAGCTCATAAAGATGAAAGATCGAAtgtgacaaataaaacatgaaatcctGAAACTGGaaactgtaaatgtttaaaaagaaaatgatgaaaTGATTCATCAGTTATCAACAGAGCAGCTAATTCATTCCTGTTGATATGAATTCCACTGGTTTTGATTGTAAATCTCATGGACTGCAATTAAGACGAGTGAAGTTTCATCCTCTGTGGACCTCGAGCGTCTCAACATCACAATCCTTCGTGATGAAGGAACTGGGATGTGATGAAGGAACTGGGACGTGATGAAGGAACTGGGACGTGATGAAGGAACTGGGACGTGATGAAGGAACTGGGACGTGATGAAGGAACTGGGACGTGGTGAAGGAACTGGGACGTGATGAAGGAACTGGgatgttttcctctttcctGAAGTGGTGAGCGTCTCACTCCAGCTCGTCACAGTCAAACAGTAAAATCCCACTTTGTGCTTCAGTCGTTCAAAGAGTTCAAATCGAGCTCAGCTGCTCACGAAGCTTCTCGTGAGTGGAAGTCAGATATTTGTTTCAGCGACGAGCTGAACTCATAAAAAGGTCAAAGTTACACTGAAGGTTTCTAACGATCTACTTCATTTTGtacaaacagtttaaaaaatggCTTTTTTCttgactttttcatttttttaagacAAAGCAAGTCTCCGCGGCtctgagccaatcagagacTGAGTACCGAGGTCGGTTTGGATTGAAGCACCAGTGAGGAGAAGGAACGAAGCGTGTTGGTAGAACACCAGCATGCAGACCAGTGCAGGTCCAGATCCCAGTCCAGATCCCAGTCCTCTTCAGCCTCTGGTTCTTCACTCCGCTCccatctgattttttttttaatataaatttgtcttttttggaaaaagagcacaaataaaaaaacgttGTGGTCGTTCCTCCGACTTGAAGAAGATTCTGTTCATGATCcataaaaagagaagaagagtccGACTCAAACTTTCAATATTAAATCAATACGAGAAATAATCACATGAATTAACTGCAAATGATTCAATTTGTTAAGTTTGATTATTTGATGCAtcagtaataataattaaatgattaaagaTCTGTGGCTTATTGGAAATGTTCATTAGAGGCTTTAATgttgaataaacacaaatatttaattgtatttaaaaaactaGCATAATTATTAAAACACATGAAGCGAGCGACACAACatcttgtttttataatttgttaAAAATTTATAAAATCCTGGAAATTTCAGTTTTTCCCGTTTGGCGCCCTATGATGTTATGAAATAATTAGAAGTTGTTTTAATTAAGTCGAGATTAATTAATTTTCATAATTTCTGTCAGTTATTCATGTGATTATTTCTTGGTTTAATATTGGACATTTTGCTCCGTGTCTTCTCTGCGTCACCAGGTCTCCACAGGAAGcgtcgggggggtggggggggggaagacggTCAagtgtggtggtggaggtgggggggggggtcagaaggTTTCCGAGTCCTCCGAGTCGTTCTCTGTGGTTCCCTCACTCGAGGGTCTGGAGGGGTTCCTGGGGCTCCGAGGGGCCCGGGGGCCGGGGGCCGGGCCGGGGCCTTTGCCTGCCGGGGGGGGCAGGTGTCTCAGCAGGACGCCTGGGGACGGGGCCCCGGAGCTGCAAGGGGAGCAGAAAGGCATCATGGAAGCCAGAATGAGAGCCAGGCAATCAGCCACCTCTCTGCTCGGAGCGCAAGCCAGAGCGGGGGTCAGACCTgaggtagagagacagagagagggagggggggagggagggggggggggggggggggggaggaagaggaggaggagacgtggacgaggaggaagcagggaggcgaagcaggagcaggagacaaGGGGACGGAGCAGCATTCCATTAGAGTTCAGCCAGCTGACGTCGGGACGGGAAACACACACGTTCTGATAAAGTCCAACTGAAATCtcttctacacaaacacacaactccctGAAAACTATGATACTGTCGTGTGGATTTAAAATCTATATTTCTATAAGGACGGAGTGTTTGAATATCATCATGAAGACAGAAGAAGAGTCGAGTGTTTCAGTGACGTTAGAGAAAAGAGGATCAGCAGATCATCACAgatgtttacagatgttttcatgtttacagatgttttcattGATACGCGTCAGCTCAGAGTTTGTTTCATTAACACCAGAGAAGCTGCAGAATGTCTTAATTCTGCAGTtaattttaatgatttttaaaTTCATCATTGATTTAGCTGAATGCAAAATAATGATTAAACCAAAATTTGAATAACTCCTGAGTTTTTACCCAAAATAAGAAAATGATAAATTTCAGTTGGACTTTAAAGTTTCTGAAGACACAGGACGAGCGAacaagcagcacagacacagtttCATCAGGATTCCCACAACATCACAGTTTAGTCAGAACTAAAGAGATTAATTATTAGAATCTGAATTTCAAAAAGGTTTAAATGGATTTAATCTATTGTTTTACATATTTAGGAGAATGAAGTCGTAATGttacaagaataaataaataatttgaggTCACTTGTCGttttaaagagagagaacaTCAGAAGACTTCTtctcattaaattacattattcctgtaatataataaattaatcATCAATATGACAAATACTCTGTCGTTCTCCAtctctcgtctcctcctcatttcctctcagTAAATCCTTTGACCTCCATGACCCGTGGGAACCCTCTCATTCTACAGAATCATTTGCagagtgaaacagaaacagaacgtTTCCTCAGAGAAGCTGAGTTCAGGCCGACCGGACAGCGAGGAGCAGCTTCCCTCTACGAGCAGAGAGTCGTGAGGATCAGAGCCGAGCGTCTTCCTACCGTTCTCATCCACCGTCTGAACGCTGGCTCCTCGGGACAGaagctcctgcaccgcctgctTCAGCCCGCTGCGCGCCGCCAGGTGCAAAGGACTGTGGGTAACGGACAAGTCAGACAAGTTTAAACATAAAGAGGAACAACATCAGGACAAATCTCTTATTCTCCAGCCGGCTCCTCTGAGACCACACAGCTGGTTTCCTCGGGGACGGAGGATCTGGACACTCACGTCTGCAGCGCTGCGTTTGTGGAGCTGATCAGCGAAGTGTCCGTCAGCTTCTCCAGGATCAACATCACACAGTCTTCCTTTCcctgaggagagaggacgaggagtTAGAGCGATCTCTGGAGGCGAGGGAGAGGTCTGATCAGCAGGTTTTAAATAAGTGTTTCTTCCTCATTCTAAAACTGACATTTATcaatttatttatcaatttccTGGAGGCTCAAGTCAGTTTTTGTGATTAATTTAGGATGTTGAAACTCAGTCTGGATGAGATGAACGCCCCCTTGTGGACACTTACATTACTGCAGGACAGGTGCAGCGCCGTGTTGCCATCTTTGTCCGTGGCGCTGATTCTGGCGCCGGCGCCGGTCAACAGAACGTctggagacagaaaacacatgagCTGCTTGATACTGGAGCTGAAGGATGAGAACGAATCACCCAATAGAAAACCACGAGTCTGTACCGAGGACCCCGACTTTGCCCTTCTCAGCCGCCATCATCAGAGCCGTGCGACCTGATTGGTCCACGTCATCGACGGTCACATCgtgtgagagcagcagctggacaCACTCCACGTGACCCGTGAAGGCGGCGGCGTGAAGAGGAGtcctgcaggagagagggaggaaggtggAGGTAGTGATgatcaacacactcacacacacagacacacacaggactcaCCTGTCCTTGGCGTCCTTGCAGCCGGCGATGTCGGAGCCCATGGCTTCCAGCAGCAGAGACGCACACGGCTCGTGGTCGTTCACCCTGAAGACGTGAACACAGGAGTTCACTGACTTGTGTCAAACAGGAACGACACTAATAAAGTTGTGTGATGATTTCATAACGTGTGACTCACACAGCGCAGTGCAGCGGCGTGAACGGGTTTCCATCGATACAGCGACAACCTTTCTGCTCCAGCAGGACCTCGACACACCCCTCctgacctgcacacacaaaacacacgtgTGTAGTAAAGAGTCacacaacactgtgtgtgtgtgtgtgtgtgttagtggacACTGACCGTAGTAGCAGGCCCAGTGCAGCGGCGTGTATCCGCTGTGGTCCCTCAGCGGCGGCAGGGACGGCGGCTCGGAGCAGGCGATGCTCAGCAGCTCGCTCAGCCAGGAGGCGTGGCCCCGGGCCGCGGCGAGGTGGATGGGCGTGCGACCACGAGAGTCGCCGAGCAGAACCGAGGCTTCCTGCTCCAACAGACACTGGATGCACTCCTCCTGAccacacagcagctgcacacaACGTATTATTCAACAAGATAAACAGGACGTCATTTTAATttactgcatttgtttgtttgcacaaACTTTCAAACCAAACTGTTCTGGTAGAAATCATCTGGTTTTACTTTGCTTCTCTTTCCCAAACTTCTGTGAAGCTACTGGTTCACGTCACagactaaataaagatggacgacatgacgtcACATCATCTCCATCAgctcgtccatctttattcacggTCTCTTGTCAGGACAGACGCACTCACCCCGAGGTGCAGCGCGGTGAGGCCGTGGTTATCGGCCAGGTTGACGCTCGCctccctctccagcagcagcgacATGGCGTCCACGTGACCTCCGGCCACCGCCAGCATCAGAGGAGTCCTGCAGACCAGGACCAGGCAGGTTAGTGGGAgtgagacaaggagacaggAGGATATGAGACAGAGGGACGACCACTCACTGTCCCAGAGAGTCAGCAGCGTCCACGAGCTCTGCACAGTCCGACTCGTCCAGCAGGAGGCGCACACACGTCGTGTGACCGTTcatcactgcagagagagagagagagagagagagagagagagagagagagatagagagagagagagagagagagagagagagagagagagagagagagggggtgcaACAGAGCAAGaggcacaaacagagaaactttATTGTCAGAGAAAACGTCAACAAACAAAAGATTATAAATAAAGAACCAGATCTTACACATAAtgacaaagtgtttttttaatctagtTTCAAAAGTTTCTTataattaaaaagaagaaacagaattAGATTTTGATTCTAAAACATGAATCTGCTGCTTAAACCACTTCCCCCAGTGTCCACATGCTCCAGGCCACTTGTCATGTGACACGGAAACAGGAAGCTGAACGCACCTGCCAGGTGGACGGGGGTGCGTCCGTGCTGCGTGTCTGTGGTGCGCGGTGACGCCCCCTGGCTGAGGAGGGTGTGAACGCAGTCAGTGTGGCCCCGGAGGGCGGCCAGGGCCAGGGGGGTCCGCCCCAGCTCGTCCCCCTGGTCCACCTCCCGCTCCCCCTGCAGCAGCACCTCCAGAGCCTGAGCGTGGCCGTGGTACGACTGAGGGAAGACACAGAGACTTCAACACACATCAGGGAATCACAGGAAACCAACCAGCCAGGGAAATGTGGGTTATGTTATATGATTTGAGACTTTTCATTTGATCCTATTTTAGCCTCTCTGGAaaatgaggaagaagaaacCTTTAGTCTGAGAAATCTGATCTTAAACATTTAAACCTCCCAAAGAAAAGAATCAAAACTTTAAAGTAAAATCATTTCTGGTTGAATATTTATCTGTTTTCTCACAAATTAGGAAAAACATGATTTAAGTCAAGTAGATTTTAATGTTATAGGAACTGGTGTGAGACTCACAGCGAGGTGCAGCGGGCTCCTGGCACTCGGAGACTCGGGGTCATCATGGCGACTGTCGTCTctgtccagcagctgcaggtcacaACAGGAAAGTttgattttcttattttaaagtattttaaagTATTATCAAATGATGGATGATAAAACGAGTAATTAATAATCTCGGCAGGTTGTGAAGCTTCTTCAGATGTTCTTAACGAGTGATTATTAAACCAACGATCTGCATTAACacgtttttatttcatgttcagTTAACAATGTTTTTTGGAAACAGCTTTAAACTTTAAGAcgctttgtaaaaatgtttctagTCTCATTTCAGCGTGAAGATGATTTCCGGACACGAGGCCCTGGAATGTGTTTCCACAGCAGATGCAGCGAATCGCCTGaagtcacaacaacaacacaaatatatttcaCATATTAAAACACACATATTGTCTCCATGTGTCCCGAGTGAAGGACTGACCAGTTCCAGACCGTGCCTGTGTCCGTAGGCGGCGGCGTAGTGGACCGAGCTGTAGCCCTGCTGGTCCCTGAGCGAGGCCACGGCTCCGCTCTGCAGCAGGAACTCCAAACATCTGGAACACAGACGTGTCTCCGTGAACAAGATGGAGGCTCCAGAGCCGGAAGATCACATGTGCTGAGCACTGATGACATGATGAATCAAACACGTCTCTCTGCTCGCTCTCTCATGTCTGATCAGTTCAATATATCacacatccaacacacacacgttaagaCGGGTGGGGATCGAGATTATGAGACGATAAAACCAAAGATCGACTAAACGTGTTTTGTGGTGATTTGTGTGTCAGGTCCGTGTTTACGCACTTTGTCGGCctctattttattgtttttagtcTGTTTATGtctctgtttttaatttctctgGCTCTGTATCACTCACGCACATTATTTGCTCAATGGACTTGTTGATTTCTGCAGATGTGTTGATTGTGTGCAGAGATAGATTTTATGATTATCAATCACAGCTCATGAAGAAGAACAGATGAAcacgtcttcctctctctctctctctctctctctctcagactcaATGAGGAACTTAAAACTCAAGAAACATCttgtttcataaaataaaagtatcCTCAGTAATTTCCTCAAACATCCGTTAAACTTTGTTACTGAAACCTGCGTTTAGAACTAATTTCTGTGTTGGATTGATCCCcctttatttttgtattgttttctaGTATCTATGAAAGCacattatatacacacacacgtagtatatatttatgtttacatttatatatgacAGCAGTCGTTGGTGTTTTCTACAGTTTGGACGcatgtttctttctctttgtgtttgtttctctttgtgtttctttctctttgtgtttctttttgtctccatgtttgtttcagTGTGAACTCACAGTCcggcctctttctctctctccgcctgAACCCCGTCACTCTCCGGCTCCAGATTCACACGACGCCTGTGGAACAGAGGgtagaggggggggtggggggggggggacagtgagGTGTGATGTATAGTCACAGTGACCGTCTATGGTCACAGTGAGTgagttcttcctcttctcacctCCTGTCCAGGTCCGAGGCCGCGGCGTAGTGCAGGGCAGAGCGCCCCCACTGGTCGGTGACGTTAATGGCGGTGCCACAAGCCACCAGCGTCTCCAGACACTGGTAGTGACGACTGGCGGCGGCGTAGTGAAGAGGAGTcctgaggaagagcagaggcagTCAGGCTCAACTCGTCTGTTCAAGAGTAGTACAAAGATCATTCTCActataaatgtatcttgtgtaTATTCtctcaaatcaaataaattatCATTTAATGTGtaacattttgatttaattctaatatttcacatttagaaGCAGCTTgtgaacatttcatttttataacaTTAGAATGTAGTTATAAGCAAATATTAGAACATTCTAACTTAAACAATGaggatatattttatataattatacTTGTGTTATCTGTTAATAGATCAGCAGCAACTCGTCAGTGCTTCGAATGAAGAGTTCCACATGaacagtataaataaataaattattcagtGATAAGCAAAATATCTGAACAAACTGACACTTTCATGAACAACAGTTTTAACTGGaacatgttttctttaccttccacacgtgtctctcctgttgtgaTCTCCTCCACTGCTCAGGAGCAACTTCACACACTCCAcgttcctgcacacacacaaacacacaaacacacacacacaaacacacacagagccttcAGACTATAGAACAAATAGAAAGATGCACCACAGTTActgtttattatatatatcaaattacataatatatatacactccaccaaggaggttatgttttcaccactgTACATTTTGATTGCGAACATGATTATCAACAAAAGTGTTGGTGCAGATCTTCTGAAACAATCTGGACCTTGTGAATTCAAATACAGTTTCATCAGGGACAGAGCTGGAGGTTTTTAAGTTTAGGTTTTATGAATTTATGTTGGAGATAATAAAATGATGCTAAAAAGTGAATGGTTGGTCTGTGTGTGCCACAAATAGATTTAAGTAAATTTGACAAAAGGCAAATTTTTAGTCTGTTTGCTTCAGCTGTGGTTTTAACTTAAAGAAATCTGCTTGATGTGTAATTTCCCCTGCAGTGCACAAACTTGTCCTCCAGCCTCGTGTCCCATAATGACCAGTGATGATTGGTTCTCACCCTCCGGCGGCCGCAGCGTGCAGGCAGGTCCTCCCCAGCGTGTCGGGGGTGTCGATCTGGAAACCTGCAGAGAGGACGAGTCAGAACACATTATACTAAACCTTGAATCTGACTTGAATCTGTGAATTCACCACAAACCGGCTCAAGACTGAAAACTACATGTGAACACCAGATTATAAGAAACTGAAATATCCAGGTCATCATCCACATGGTGAAAACTGCTGACTCATCAAGTCGGAATATTTAATAAGAAACCCACAGTTTTATATTAGTTCATGGGAGAAACCAAAGTGAGTCACAGCAGTTTTATTGAATCTGCTTTGAGCTCAGCTTCGCTTTTTATTCCACATGACACGTAGTGGTgagtttaaatatataataaaactaGAACACACTTTATATCTGTGAGAACTACAACATCCAATCACAGAGGATTGTGTCAGCTTAAAGTTTTTTAGTCTTCACGTAAAGTTTGTgccttttaatataaaaaataaaaataaaacttaggATGAGAAAAGTAACTTTAAACGATCAGATATTAGATGTGATTGTTTAAACCTGATCA from Pleuronectes platessa chromosome 14, fPlePla1.1, whole genome shotgun sequence carries:
- the ankrd44 gene encoding serine/threonine-protein phosphatase 6 regulatory ankyrin repeat subunit B: MAVLKLAEQPPLIQAIFSGDPEEIRMLIYKSEDINALDAEKRTPLHAAAFLGDAEITELLILSGARVNAKDNMWLTPLHRAVASRSEEAVRVLIRHSADVNARDKNWQTPLHVAAANNALRCAEVIIPLLSSVNVSDRGGRTALHHAALNGHTEMVNLLLAKGANINAFDKKDGRALHWASFMGHLDVVCLLVSQGAEISCKDKRGYTPLHTAASSGQIAVVKHLLNLSVEIDESNAFGNTALHVACFNGQDAVVSELIDYGANVSQPNNKGFTPLHFAAASTHGALCLEFLVNNGADVNVQSRDGKSPLHMTAVHGRFTRSQTLIQNGGEIDCVDKDGNTPLHIAARFGHELLINTLITSGADCTRRGVHGMFPLHLAALNAHSDCCRKLLSSGFQIDTPDTLGRTCLHAAAAGGNVECVKLLLSSGGDHNRRDTCGRTPLHYAAASRHYQCLETLVACGTAINVTDQWGRSALHYAAASDLDRRRRVNLEPESDGVQAEREKEAGLCLEFLLQSGAVASLRDQQGYSSVHYAAAYGHRHGLELLLDRDDSRHDDPESPSARSPLHLASYHGHAQALEVLLQGEREVDQGDELGRTPLALAALRGHTDCVHTLLSQGASPRTTDTQHGRTPVHLAVMNGHTTCVRLLLDESDCAELVDAADSLGQTPLMLAVAGGHVDAMSLLLEREASVNLADNHGLTALHLGLLCGQEECIQCLLEQEASVLLGDSRGRTPIHLAAARGHASWLSELLSIACSEPPSLPPLRDHSGYTPLHWACYYGQEGCVEVLLEQKGCRCIDGNPFTPLHCAVVNDHEPCASLLLEAMGSDIAGCKDAKDRTPLHAAAFTGHVECVQLLLSHDVTVDDVDQSGRTALMMAAEKGKVGVLDVLLTGAGARISATDKDGNTALHLSCSNGKEDCVMLILEKLTDTSLISSTNAALQTPLHLAARSGLKQAVQELLSRGASVQTVDENGRKTLGSDPHDSLLVEGSCSSLSGRPELSFSEETFCFCFTLQMIL